From a single Ruegeria sp. HKCCD4315 genomic region:
- a CDS encoding LacI family DNA-binding transcriptional regulator, whose amino-acid sequence MNTGKEIKPRRVTAKQVAEAAGVSRSAVSRAFTPGSPLDEDKKKKILQVSEQLGYRPNALAAGLQSRGRSNLVAIVTGDLVNHYDSEILAKLMRGLHAMGKWPVVLGGSAETSEAEVLEVLAYPLDALILRGGSVDESVAIHCAKLNIPLIVSGRVMDAEGVDCVCCDNARGAELAVARLIAQGKTRLGYLGGLAHLSSDQERKAGFENALTKAGLKPAAVKHSDFSYEGGYESLTEIMSSEVELDGLFCANDAMALGAIAAARQQFGMSIPSDLSVVGFDDIAIAQWPSFQLSTIRNDMDQTVSQILRLLTERLDQPEKPSETILIEPEFISRGTH is encoded by the coding sequence ATGAATACTGGTAAAGAAATCAAGCCTCGCCGTGTAACGGCAAAACAGGTCGCCGAGGCCGCAGGCGTTTCGCGATCAGCAGTATCCCGTGCATTCACACCGGGATCGCCTTTGGATGAGGACAAGAAGAAAAAAATTCTTCAGGTTTCTGAACAGCTTGGGTACCGACCCAATGCGCTTGCGGCGGGGTTGCAAAGCAGGGGTCGATCTAACCTTGTCGCCATTGTTACAGGTGATCTTGTCAATCACTACGACAGCGAAATTCTGGCAAAACTGATGCGGGGATTACATGCGATGGGCAAGTGGCCCGTTGTACTGGGAGGCTCTGCCGAAACATCTGAAGCCGAAGTTCTCGAAGTGCTGGCGTATCCGTTGGATGCCCTGATTCTGCGAGGGGGCAGTGTGGACGAATCAGTTGCGATCCATTGCGCCAAGTTGAACATTCCCCTGATCGTGTCTGGTCGTGTGATGGACGCCGAAGGAGTGGATTGTGTCTGTTGCGACAACGCGCGCGGGGCGGAACTGGCGGTGGCGCGGCTGATCGCCCAGGGTAAAACCCGGTTGGGCTATCTAGGCGGCTTGGCGCATTTGTCGTCCGATCAGGAACGGAAGGCAGGCTTTGAGAATGCTCTTACCAAGGCAGGTCTGAAACCAGCGGCCGTGAAACACTCTGACTTCAGTTACGAGGGCGGATACGAGTCCCTGACAGAAATTATGAGCAGTGAGGTCGAGCTGGACGGGCTGTTCTGTGCAAATGACGCTATGGCATTGGGTGCGATTGCTGCGGCCCGGCAACAGTTTGGCATGTCTATCCCTTCTGACCTGTCCGTTGTGGGATTTGATGACATCGCGATTGCCCAATGGCCCAGTTTTCAGTTGTCGACCATCAGAAACGATATGGATCAGACTGTTTCGCAGATTTTGCGACTGCTCACTGAACGCTTGGATCAACCTGAAAAGCCCAGCGAAACCATTCTCATCGAACCGGAATTTATTTCTCGAGGAACGCATTGA
- a CDS encoding ABC transporter ATP-binding protein, whose protein sequence is MNLAPVDYESSSSTLGAEIKLRNLRVGYAEQDVLSNIDLDVKAGEFIALLGASGCGKTTLLRALAGFVPVRGGSISVDGQDMSHTTPENRGMAMMFQSYALWPHMNVAQNIGYGLRLRKKSKAQVASRVQEMAALVGLGDLIHRKIGALSGGQRQRVALARALAIDPPVLLLDEPLSNLDAGIRANMRHEIRSLQQRLGLTTVLVTHDREEAMSMADRVVILNQGRIAQVGTPEDVFQTPANPYVARFMGAGNTLHGVAEIGPSSIDLTLDGETHRLPVPGQDRSGVHFPESQSGPVEILFYSDAARLGGASDDCLSLPGTVLQHSYLGSVYRHEIQVGEARIMADNPHKMPIGAVVDVSVPATALSLFPAKSQTAVTGHEAATPAAQHL, encoded by the coding sequence ATGAACCTTGCTCCGGTCGACTACGAATCTTCTTCTTCCACGCTTGGGGCCGAGATCAAGCTGCGCAACCTTCGGGTGGGATACGCCGAGCAGGATGTGCTTTCCAATATCGACCTTGACGTTAAGGCCGGTGAGTTCATTGCCCTGCTCGGGGCGTCGGGCTGTGGCAAGACAACGTTGCTGCGGGCCCTCGCTGGTTTTGTTCCAGTGCGCGGCGGGTCGATTTCTGTCGATGGGCAGGACATGAGCCACACCACCCCCGAGAACCGCGGCATGGCGATGATGTTCCAATCTTATGCACTGTGGCCGCACATGAATGTGGCGCAAAACATCGGATACGGGCTGAGGCTTCGCAAGAAAAGCAAAGCTCAAGTTGCATCCCGCGTACAGGAAATGGCCGCGCTTGTCGGGTTGGGTGATCTGATCCATCGCAAGATCGGCGCGTTGTCGGGTGGTCAGCGGCAACGTGTGGCGCTTGCCCGTGCTTTGGCCATAGACCCACCGGTTTTGCTGCTGGATGAACCGTTGTCCAACCTTGATGCAGGCATCCGCGCGAATATGCGGCACGAAATCCGGAGCCTGCAACAGCGACTTGGTCTTACAACAGTTCTGGTCACCCACGACCGCGAAGAAGCCATGTCGATGGCAGACCGCGTTGTGATCTTGAACCAAGGTCGGATCGCGCAGGTCGGCACCCCGGAAGATGTCTTTCAAACACCCGCCAATCCATATGTCGCTCGGTTCATGGGTGCGGGAAACACACTGCATGGTGTCGCCGAGATTGGCCCTTCATCAATTGATCTGACATTGGATGGCGAAACGCATCGCCTTCCGGTGCCCGGTCAGGATCGTTCAGGCGTCCATTTCCCCGAAAGCCAAAGCGGCCCGGTGGAAATACTGTTTTACAGCGATGCTGCCCGATTGGGTGGCGCGTCTGATGATTGTTTGTCACTGCCCGGAACGGTCCTTCAGCATTCCTATCTGGGATCGGTCTATCGCCACGAAATCCAGGTCGGCGAAGCCCGGATCATGGCGGACAATCCCCACAAAATGCCCATCGGCGCAGTTGTCGATGTAAGCGTACCGGCCACGGCCTTAAGTCTGTTTCCTGCAAAGTCCCAGACAGCCGTGACCGGACATGAGGCGGCGACCCCGGCCGCACAACACCTCTGA
- a CDS encoding extracellular solute-binding protein, with product MTSKIANLFASAAIVVAVAGTAQAENVLNVASGGSQNMVDYVTDYLGPLFEEQNPGWEVNVVGTGPGNAGSQAILEKIKAQAGNEAWDTDVVVMTQLKSGEMVTEGLLQKYVGDIDTGQLATRDTSKTALGTDVEGYVMPMFHSQTAIAYNPDLVQNPPASFDELKTWTAENKGAFGYNGIKNGMSGVAFTAAWMYAYAGNTDQLMNGPYDPELKNSWDQALNDLKAFNENVTFTPGNAGTLDMMNRGEIVMGPVWVDMFYTWQADGRLNPNLKLLLPEPGMPGQPYYYAIPAKAENAEAARKFIALATSPEVQAEGIVKRFNWYPGIDAQHVESALDQETWNKLFTDVTPEDLAAKGKPFPLGPFFDDIREAYEQKVSN from the coding sequence ATGACTTCCAAAATTGCAAACCTTTTTGCCTCAGCGGCCATAGTCGTCGCTGTCGCAGGCACGGCGCAGGCCGAAAACGTGCTCAACGTGGCCTCTGGCGGCAGTCAGAACATGGTTGATTACGTAACCGATTATCTTGGCCCGTTGTTCGAGGAACAGAACCCGGGCTGGGAAGTGAACGTTGTCGGCACAGGCCCAGGCAACGCAGGCAGCCAGGCAATTCTTGAAAAAATCAAGGCACAGGCCGGAAACGAAGCTTGGGATACAGATGTCGTTGTCATGACCCAGCTGAAATCTGGTGAGATGGTGACAGAAGGTCTCTTGCAGAAATACGTAGGTGACATCGATACCGGTCAGCTTGCCACGCGCGACACGTCCAAGACCGCTCTGGGCACAGATGTCGAGGGCTATGTCATGCCCATGTTCCACAGCCAGACCGCGATTGCCTACAACCCCGATCTGGTCCAAAACCCACCTGCAAGCTTTGACGAACTGAAAACCTGGACAGCAGAAAACAAAGGCGCGTTCGGCTATAACGGCATCAAGAACGGAATGTCGGGCGTCGCATTCACCGCAGCGTGGATGTATGCTTATGCTGGCAACACCGATCAGTTGATGAACGGCCCCTACGATCCGGAGTTGAAAAACAGCTGGGACCAGGCCCTGAACGACCTGAAAGCTTTCAATGAAAACGTCACCTTTACCCCCGGCAACGCGGGCACTCTGGATATGATGAACCGGGGTGAGATCGTGATGGGACCGGTTTGGGTTGACATGTTCTACACATGGCAAGCCGACGGCCGCCTGAATCCGAACCTCAAACTGTTGCTGCCCGAGCCGGGCATGCCGGGTCAGCCCTATTACTACGCGATCCCGGCCAAGGCAGAGAACGCTGAAGCGGCGCGCAAGTTCATCGCCCTGGCCACCAGCCCCGAAGTTCAGGCCGAAGGCATCGTCAAGCGCTTCAACTGGTATCCTGGCATCGACGCTCAGCATGTCGAAAGCGCGTTGGATCAGGAAACCTGGAACAAGCTGTTCACCGATGTCACGCCGGAAGATCTGGCTGCCAAAGGCAAACCCTTCCCGCTGGGTCCGTTCTTTGACGATATCCGCGAAGCCTACGAGCAAAAGGTTTCCAACTAA
- a CDS encoding ABC transporter permease — protein sequence MITRKASLILIAPAIVLLACLFLYPLGYSLLWAFRDEELGGWGLQNFTKAFALYSNDVLFTLIIVSISTVIIGLLSVAIGGYLTLGENRVALAVLRWLYRWPLFIPFVVAAQLMRTFLAKNGMMNNIIVSTGLMEPLQAASYLDWRGIVITFVWKQTPFVALLVAGAMASLDRSTIEAARNLGASRLRILFEIVVPQVGTTLMVGLILSYVVMMSVLSVPLMINAQTPTMITVDMAWRINAYSDYGVANALGFISYAMTAVIAWVYLRQGVREGGKPA from the coding sequence ATGATCACCCGAAAAGCCTCATTAATCCTGATTGCTCCGGCAATCGTATTGCTTGCCTGCCTGTTTCTATACCCTCTGGGTTACTCCCTGTTGTGGGCGTTCCGGGATGAGGAGCTTGGCGGTTGGGGTCTGCAAAACTTCACAAAGGCCTTTGCCTTGTATTCCAACGATGTCCTGTTCACCCTGATCATCGTCAGTATCTCAACCGTGATTATCGGCCTGCTTTCTGTTGCCATCGGTGGCTATCTGACCTTGGGCGAAAACCGCGTGGCCCTTGCTGTGTTGCGCTGGCTCTATCGCTGGCCATTGTTCATTCCGTTTGTTGTTGCCGCACAGCTGATGCGAACCTTCCTCGCCAAGAACGGCATGATGAATAATATCATTGTCTCAACCGGTTTGATGGAACCCTTGCAAGCCGCCAGCTATCTGGACTGGCGCGGCATCGTGATTACTTTTGTGTGGAAACAAACACCCTTCGTGGCCTTGCTGGTTGCAGGCGCGATGGCGTCTTTGGATCGTTCGACGATCGAAGCCGCGCGCAATCTGGGCGCATCCCGACTTAGAATTCTGTTTGAAATTGTGGTGCCGCAAGTGGGCACAACACTCATGGTTGGACTGATCCTGTCTTACGTCGTGATGATGTCCGTTTTGTCCGTGCCGCTAATGATCAACGCACAGACGCCCACGATGATCACGGTGGACATGGCATGGCGCATCAACGCCTATTCCGACTATGGCGTGGCAAACGCGCTGGGCTTTATTTCATATGCAATGACGGCCGTGATTGCCTGGGTCTACCTGCGTCAAGGCGTCCGTGAAGGAGGGAAGCCCGCATGA
- a CDS encoding ABC transporter permease, which produces MTILRTTLTAVLLALLAFAIFGPITNMLIWSVAETWYFPARLPQSYGFSFWERVFRPQGNAMESLYSSVLIALFTVLASLVVAIPAGLALGRGSLPWRTFFLLLFLLPQAFPSIAVHMNIARIFYGLGLNGTYVGVVLVHTIQGLVFSVWIATAAFAAVDRELEEAAANMGASPFTVFRTVTLPLALPGLMASAIFVFLISLDEFTGTYFVGVPDITTMPLLLFTASMEGNYQIASITALILLVPSVGFMLFIERFLKSEVLAKVGS; this is translated from the coding sequence ATGACCATTCTTCGCACAACCCTCACGGCAGTGCTGTTGGCCCTGCTGGCCTTTGCTATCTTTGGACCGATCACCAACATGCTGATCTGGTCCGTCGCCGAGACGTGGTATTTTCCGGCGAGACTCCCGCAAAGTTATGGCTTTTCCTTCTGGGAGCGTGTGTTCCGTCCTCAGGGCAACGCAATGGAATCGCTCTATAGCTCGGTTCTGATCGCTCTGTTTACTGTGCTGGCGTCTCTGGTGGTTGCTATCCCGGCGGGGCTGGCGTTGGGGCGCGGCAGCCTGCCATGGCGGACATTCTTCCTGCTGTTGTTCCTGTTGCCACAAGCCTTTCCATCCATCGCCGTACACATGAACATCGCGCGCATATTCTATGGGCTGGGCCTGAATGGCACTTATGTCGGCGTGGTTCTGGTACATACGATCCAAGGGCTGGTGTTTTCAGTTTGGATCGCCACCGCCGCGTTTGCCGCCGTGGATCGAGAGCTTGAGGAAGCCGCCGCAAATATGGGGGCGTCACCCTTCACGGTGTTCCGCACTGTCACCTTACCGCTTGCCCTTCCCGGACTGATGGCCAGTGCAATCTTCGTATTCCTGATCTCGCTGGACGAGTTCACCGGAACGTACTTTGTTGGCGTGCCGGACATTACGACGATGCCCTTGCTGTTGTTCACCGCATCAATGGAGGGGAACTATCAAATCGCCTCAATCACTGCGCTCATTCTGTTGGTCCCATCGGTTGGATTCATGTTGTTCATCGAACGGTTTCTGAAATCGGAAGTTTTGGCCAAGGTGGGAAGCTGA
- a CDS encoding inositol monophosphatase family protein, which yields MTDVENRLAFAKSLAQDAAALAVRLRDERGAEFIAEKGPQDFVTFADRAVEDLIRQRIAESWPDDAILGEEDGVSGSGNAFWVVDPIDGTANFMRGHRDWGVCIAFYDGQNIPLGVICAPDLNMLAWASVGGGAWLNEKRLSVSTCAEPTRSQLMLGWSTRRPFTEHTQLIEALLGAGIEYRRNGSAAISLLAVATGQAEGYYEAHLNPWDAFAAIPMIQEAGGQIDCEPLDEFLTQGSQILASGKGMHLLFREKVSGHCQT from the coding sequence ATGACCGATGTCGAGAACCGGCTGGCCTTCGCCAAGTCTTTGGCCCAAGACGCCGCTGCGCTGGCTGTGCGTCTTCGCGACGAGCGCGGTGCTGAATTCATCGCCGAGAAAGGCCCACAGGATTTTGTCACCTTCGCGGATCGCGCGGTCGAAGACCTGATACGTCAACGCATCGCGGAAAGCTGGCCAGACGACGCCATATTGGGTGAAGAGGACGGCGTATCCGGGTCGGGCAATGCGTTTTGGGTTGTGGACCCGATTGACGGGACCGCCAACTTCATGCGCGGGCATCGCGACTGGGGCGTTTGCATAGCGTTTTATGACGGCCAAAACATACCGCTTGGTGTCATTTGCGCGCCAGACCTGAACATGTTGGCCTGGGCGTCTGTCGGGGGTGGTGCGTGGCTGAACGAAAAACGCCTGAGTGTTTCCACTTGCGCTGAACCAACCCGTTCTCAATTGATGTTGGGCTGGTCGACCCGCCGACCATTTACAGAACATACTCAGTTGATCGAGGCTTTGCTGGGTGCAGGTATAGAATACCGCCGCAACGGCTCTGCTGCGATCAGCTTGCTGGCCGTGGCCACCGGTCAGGCTGAAGGTTACTATGAGGCCCATTTGAACCCCTGGGATGCTTTTGCCGCCATTCCGATGATCCAGGAGGCCGGAGGGCAGATCGACTGCGAACCCCTGGACGAGTTTTTAACGCAAGGCAGCCAAATTTTGGCGAGCGGTAAGGGCATGCACCTTTTGTTTCGCGAAAAAGTCAGCGGGCATTGTCAAACTTAA
- a CDS encoding aminotransferase, producing MDIRPFGVEMWMNEFETKCELNLAETCVESITLGELFEMAGQHNSILNDLSAMKMTYGAIEGSDRLRDAISGLYENQTRENILTTHGTIGANSLVHQTLVARGDHVISVIPTYQQHYSIPESIGAEIELLHLTPENAFLPDLDKLRAMVRPNTRLIAINNPNNPTGALMDRALLEQIVEIARSIDAWLLCDEVYRGTDQTGDGFTAAVVDLYEKGISTAGMSKAYSLAGLRVGWIAGPKDMLHDVMIHRDYNTISVGQVDEMLAAIALENRDKILARAQRITRENLKIVEDWMANEPLLSWVPPKSGTTALLKYDLPMSSRDLCVMLLKEEGVMLTPGSAMDMEGWLRLGYTNPTADLKAGLKKLSGFLARHSVA from the coding sequence ATGGATATCAGGCCTTTCGGTGTCGAAATGTGGATGAACGAGTTCGAAACCAAGTGCGAACTCAATCTGGCTGAAACCTGCGTCGAGTCTATTACACTGGGTGAGCTCTTTGAGATGGCGGGCCAACACAACAGCATTCTGAACGATCTGTCCGCCATGAAGATGACCTATGGCGCAATCGAAGGTTCGGACCGTTTGCGCGATGCCATCAGTGGGCTGTACGAAAACCAGACTCGTGAAAATATCCTGACAACCCATGGAACCATCGGTGCCAACTCTTTGGTGCATCAAACGCTGGTTGCGCGCGGGGATCACGTGATTTCGGTGATCCCGACCTATCAGCAGCATTACTCGATCCCCGAAAGCATCGGAGCGGAAATAGAGCTGTTGCACCTGACCCCAGAAAACGCGTTTCTGCCCGATCTCGACAAGTTGCGCGCGATGGTTCGACCCAACACGCGGTTGATTGCGATCAACAATCCGAACAACCCGACCGGCGCTTTGATGGACCGTGCCTTGCTGGAACAAATCGTCGAAATCGCGCGCAGCATCGATGCATGGCTTTTGTGCGATGAAGTCTATCGCGGCACCGACCAGACCGGTGATGGCTTCACGGCGGCCGTGGTCGATCTTTACGAAAAAGGGATCAGCACGGCAGGTATGTCCAAGGCGTATTCATTGGCCGGGTTGCGGGTCGGCTGGATCGCGGGGCCCAAAGATATGCTTCATGATGTGATGATCCACCGTGACTACAACACCATCTCGGTCGGTCAGGTGGACGAAATGCTCGCGGCCATTGCGCTTGAAAACCGCGATAAAATTTTGGCGCGCGCACAGCGGATCACGCGAGAGAACCTGAAGATCGTCGAAGATTGGATGGCAAATGAACCACTGCTAAGCTGGGTACCGCCAAAATCAGGCACCACGGCGCTGCTAAAGTATGATTTGCCTATGTCGTCACGCGATCTTTGCGTGATGCTTTTGAAAGAAGAAGGCGTGATGCTGACACCGGGCAGCGCGATGGACATGGAGGGCTGGCTGCGCCTTGGCTACACCAATCCGACAGCGGACCTTAAGGCCGGGTTGAAAAAGCTGTCGGGCTTTTTGGCGCGCCACAGTGTAGCGTAA
- a CDS encoding RraA family protein: MTPSLLSLLRKVDTPTVCNAIEVAQGKRGFNGFTRGTMLCSAPDEPAIVGYARTAKIAAVNPPTEPADVIKARRMAYYKYMAEGPAPSVAVVEDLDFPDCIGAYWGEINTTVHKGFGMSGALTNGVMRDLGDVPEGFPVVAGSVGPSHGFVHVREIDTPVTIFSLTVNPGDLIHADRHGALAIPEDVVDQLEAAIQKLLTTERIVLDAAAQPGFDFDAFSVAWSEFEKART; this comes from the coding sequence ATGACACCGTCACTTTTGTCACTGCTCCGCAAAGTGGATACGCCCACTGTCTGCAACGCCATTGAGGTGGCGCAAGGCAAGCGCGGGTTCAACGGCTTTACCCGCGGCACCATGCTGTGCTCGGCTCCGGACGAACCAGCCATTGTCGGCTATGCCCGCACAGCCAAGATTGCAGCGGTCAATCCGCCAACCGAACCCGCCGATGTCATCAAGGCGCGCCGAATGGCCTATTACAAGTACATGGCCGAAGGGCCCGCGCCTTCGGTGGCAGTGGTTGAGGATTTGGATTTCCCCGATTGCATCGGTGCCTATTGGGGAGAGATCAACACTACGGTCCACAAGGGATTTGGCATGTCGGGGGCATTGACCAACGGCGTGATGCGGGATCTGGGGGACGTGCCCGAAGGATTCCCCGTTGTTGCTGGGTCTGTTGGCCCAAGCCACGGCTTTGTCCATGTCCGCGAGATTGACACGCCCGTCACGATTTTTAGCCTGACGGTCAATCCCGGTGACTTGATCCATGCGGATCGGCACGGTGCGTTGGCGATTCCCGAAGACGTTGTTGACCAGCTTGAGGCCGCAATCCAAAAGCTGCTGACCACGGAACGTATCGTCCTGGACGCGGCTGCGCAGCCAGGATTTGATTTTGATGCCTTCTCGGTCGCTTGGTCTGAGTTCGAGAAAGCTCGTACCTGA
- a CDS encoding alpha/beta fold hydrolase — MTPLILLPGMMCDARLFGPQIEALSGKMPVMTFPLHQHDSVEALAAEILAHAPPAFALAGLSMGGIVAMEVLRQAPARTQKLVLMDTNPLAETSEVKARRAPQIEAVKNGKLRNVMRDEMKPNYLADGPHQGAILDLCMAMATDLGPEAFLRQSHALMNRPDQRQTLSAYSGKTLVLCGREDGLCPVERHQLMHDLLPNSVFEIIEEAGHLPTLEQPNKTTAALIRWLEDT, encoded by the coding sequence ATGACACCATTGATCCTTTTACCGGGCATGATGTGCGATGCCCGGCTCTTTGGTCCCCAGATCGAGGCGTTGTCGGGTAAGATGCCGGTCATGACCTTTCCGCTGCATCAGCATGACAGCGTCGAGGCCCTGGCTGCTGAAATTCTGGCCCACGCACCGCCCGCCTTTGCGCTTGCCGGGCTGTCGATGGGCGGGATCGTGGCGATGGAAGTGTTGCGACAAGCGCCCGCGCGCACCCAAAAGCTGGTGCTTATGGACACCAACCCCTTGGCGGAAACGTCCGAGGTCAAAGCCCGCCGTGCCCCTCAGATCGAGGCCGTAAAGAATGGTAAGCTGCGAAACGTGATGCGGGACGAGATGAAGCCGAATTATTTGGCAGATGGCCCTCATCAGGGGGCGATACTTGACCTGTGCATGGCAATGGCCACTGATCTGGGGCCCGAGGCATTTCTGCGCCAGTCCCACGCTTTGATGAACCGCCCGGACCAACGCCAGACCCTATCTGCCTATTCCGGAAAAACTCTGGTTCTCTGCGGCAGGGAAGATGGTCTTTGCCCGGTCGAGCGGCATCAGTTGATGCATGATCTGCTGCCAAACAGCGTGTTTGAGATCATCGAAGAAGCCGGGCATTTGCCCACATTGGAACAACCAAACAAAACCACGGCGGCGTTGATCCGCTGGTTGGAGGACACATGA
- a CDS encoding cobalamin-independent methionine synthase II family protein — MTKILTSHVGSLPRTQDVVDFIFARENNEAYDAAAFDACMTEAVSETVRKQVEAGVDIVSDGETSKISYATYVKDRYTGFSGDSPRNAPADLKMFPSFLERLANDGGTPQYARPMCTGEVRSKGQGELEKDIANLKAAMAQHGAERGFMNAASPGVISLFLQNDFYPKREAYLAALADAMKEEYETIVASGLDLQLDCPDLALSRHMLFTDLSDDEFLKIADMHVEALNHALQNVPQDRVRVHICWGNYEGPHCCDIGMDKVFTTLMATKARYILFETSNPRHAHEWTVFRDRKAEIPDDKVLVPGVVDTTTNFVEHPELVAQRIERFKDIVGADRVIAGSDCGFGTFAGFGAVDPQIAYAKLASLSEGAKLASA; from the coding sequence ATGACCAAAATTCTTACTTCACATGTGGGGTCTCTGCCCCGAACTCAGGACGTTGTGGACTTTATCTTCGCGCGCGAGAACAACGAGGCTTACGACGCCGCTGCTTTTGACGCTTGCATGACAGAAGCGGTTTCCGAAACCGTGCGTAAGCAGGTTGAGGCTGGCGTCGATATTGTCAGTGATGGCGAAACCTCAAAGATTTCCTATGCCACCTACGTCAAGGACCGCTACACGGGGTTTTCCGGTGACAGCCCGCGTAACGCGCCAGCTGATCTGAAAATGTTTCCCAGTTTTTTGGAACGCCTCGCTAATGACGGTGGTACGCCGCAATATGCGAGGCCCATGTGTACGGGCGAGGTCCGCTCGAAAGGTCAGGGCGAGCTTGAGAAAGATATTGCCAACCTCAAAGCTGCCATGGCTCAACATGGTGCTGAGCGCGGGTTCATGAACGCAGCCTCACCCGGTGTGATTTCCTTGTTCCTTCAAAACGACTTCTATCCCAAGCGTGAAGCTTATCTTGCGGCGCTGGCGGATGCGATGAAAGAAGAATACGAAACCATCGTGGCCTCTGGTCTGGACCTGCAATTGGACTGCCCCGATCTGGCCTTGTCGCGCCACATGCTGTTCACCGATCTGTCCGATGACGAGTTCCTCAAGATCGCCGATATGCATGTCGAGGCTCTGAACCATGCCTTGCAAAACGTACCGCAGGATCGCGTGCGCGTGCATATTTGCTGGGGCAACTACGAAGGGCCGCATTGTTGCGATATCGGAATGGACAAGGTGTTCACCACGCTGATGGCAACCAAAGCCCGCTATATATTGTTCGAGACCTCAAACCCGCGTCACGCCCACGAATGGACCGTGTTCCGCGACCGCAAGGCCGAGATCCCGGACGACAAGGTTCTGGTGCCCGGTGTCGTCGACACCACCACCAATTTCGTCGAGCATCCCGAATTGGTGGCCCAGCGAATTGAGCGTTTCAAGGACATCGTGGGGGCAGATCGTGTGATTGCCGGCAGTGACTGCGGCTTTGGCACCTTTGCCGGTTTTGGGGCCGTAGACCCTCAGATCGCCTATGCCAAACTGGCTTCGCTGTCCGAAGGGGCTAAGCTGGCTTCGGCATGA
- a CDS encoding cupin, with the protein MSTIQSRIVRYGELQPCKTAFIDAHTPGSDQKENFTIVGGGVSESPDQHVHITDKIGFNIGAAGQPPKCRNSLHSHTTAEVFFVAKGRWRFFWGRYGTAGEFIAEEGDIFNIPTGIFRGFENVGQDYGMIMSILGGDDAGGGVTWAPQVIEDAQAHGLMLGNNGVLYDSKKGEELPHNVQPMPLLTEVELKAYPEVPVQDVVGKYVARYWDLMALSANKPAVVIGENGLIKDKPGFEVDFLTRGSAVNDRVKAEKPVVLMPASGHWRIEINDVVTTLSNGDTAVVMPGESYSAQPSMTGQAGLYRITATDDPAGATWTGN; encoded by the coding sequence CCGCATCGTCCGTTACGGAGAGCTGCAACCCTGCAAAACCGCTTTCATCGATGCCCACACACCCGGGTCGGACCAGAAAGAGAACTTTACCATCGTCGGCGGTGGCGTCTCGGAAAGCCCGGACCAGCACGTTCACATCACCGACAAGATCGGGTTCAACATCGGCGCGGCGGGGCAACCGCCGAAATGCCGCAACTCTTTGCACAGCCACACCACGGCCGAGGTGTTCTTTGTTGCCAAAGGTCGCTGGCGTTTCTTCTGGGGCCGGTATGGTACTGCTGGTGAGTTCATCGCTGAAGAGGGTGACATCTTCAACATCCCCACCGGCATCTTCCGCGGCTTCGAAAACGTTGGTCAGGACTACGGCATGATCATGTCGATCCTTGGTGGTGACGACGCGGGTGGTGGCGTGACATGGGCACCTCAGGTTATTGAAGACGCTCAAGCCCATGGCCTGATGCTGGGCAACAATGGCGTGCTTTATGACAGCAAGAAGGGTGAAGAGCTGCCGCACAATGTGCAGCCCATGCCCTTGCTGACCGAAGTGGAACTGAAAGCCTATCCCGAGGTTCCGGTTCAGGATGTGGTCGGTAAATACGTTGCCCGCTATTGGGACCTGATGGCGCTGTCGGCAAACAAGCCTGCTGTTGTGATCGGTGAAAACGGCCTGATCAAGGACAAGCCGGGCTTCGAGGTTGATTTCCTGACCCGTGGCTCAGCTGTGAACGATCGTGTCAAAGCAGAAAAACCGGTGGTTCTGATGCCCGCAAGTGGCCATTGGCGGATCGAGATCAACGATGTTGTGACCACATTGTCCAACGGCGATACCGCAGTGGTAATGCCGGGCGAAAGCTACAGCGCTCAACCCTCGATGACCGGTCAGGCCGGGCTCTACCGTATCACCGCAACCGATGATCCGGCAGGTGCAACCTGGACTGGTAACTAA